From one Lotus japonicus ecotype B-129 chromosome 3, LjGifu_v1.2 genomic stretch:
- the LOC130743425 gene encoding E3 ubiquitin-protein ligase RDUF1-like → MNSDTQPATTSSYWCYSCNRFVHLLDHNDVVCPHCQSGFVEEIHAGHSPAVSLFADGIHASRRQGFRRRRRNAGSRSPFNPVIVLRGPGDDAAGADNDGSSFELFYDDGDGTGLRPLPPTMSELLLGSGFDRLLDQFSQIEINGFGRPENPPASKAAIESMPTVEITEAEVQAETHCAVCKDAFEMGSEAREMPCKHLYHSDCILPWLSTRNSCPVCRHELPSDQGQGQGQISGQIDEEAVGLTIWRLPGGGFAVGRFSGGRRAGESHFPVVYTEVDGGGGGGSSRISFSVGSSRVRESRGFRRVFRNFVSFFGNRSRSISNSLFSRSTRRRSTTWVNEG, encoded by the coding sequence ATGAACTCGGACACGCAACCCGCTACGACGTCGTCGTATTGGTGTTACAGTTGCAACCGCTTCGTTCACCTCCTCGACCACAACGACGTCGTTTGCCCCCACTGCCAAAGCGGCTTCGTCGAAGAGATCCACGCCGGCCACTCCCCGGCGGTCTCCCTCTTCGCCGACGGCATCCACGCTTCCCGCCGACAAGGCTTCCGCCGTAGACGCCGCAACGCCGGCAGCCGCTCGCCGTTTAACCCGGTGATTGTGCTCCGCGGACCCGGCGACGACGCTGCCGGCGCCGACAACGACGGAAGCAGCTTCGAGCTGTTCTATGATGATGGCGACGGCACCGGTCTCCGACCCCTGCCGCCGACCATGTCAGAGCTTTTGCTTGGCTCGGGATTTGACCGGTTGCTGGATCAATTCTCCCAGATCGAGATTAATGGATTTGGACGGCCAGAGAATCCGCCGGCGTCGAAGGCGGCGATTGAGTCAATGCCGACGGTGGAGATCACGGAGGCGGAGGTGCAGGCGGAGACGCACTGTGCTGTGTGCAAAGACGCGTTTGAGATGGGTTCGGAGGCGCGTGAGATGCCGTGCAAGCATCTCTACCATTCGGATTGTATTCTCCCGTGGCTTTCCACGAGGAACTCGTGCCCGGTGTGCCGCCACGAGCTGCCGTCAGATCAAGGCCAAGGCCAAGGTCAAATCTCCGGTCAGATCGACGAAGAAGCGGTGGGGTTGACCATATGGAGGTTGCCGGGAGGCGGGTTCGCCGTCGGGAGATTCTCTGGCGGGAGAAGAGCCGGTGAGAGCCATTTCCCGGTGGTGTACACGGAGGTGgatggcggcggcggtggtggttcTAGTAGAATCTCGTTTTCAGTGGGAAGCAGCAGAGTTAGGGAGAGTCGTGGGTTTCGCAGAGTTTTTCGCAATTTCGTGTCTTTCTTTGGGAATAGGAGTCGTAGCATTTCGAATTCGTTGTTCAGTAGAAGCACTCGGAGAAGAAGCACAACTTGGGTCAATGAAGGTTGA
- the LOC130744387 gene encoding protein MAIN-LIKE 2-like has translation MADQEVVKLGPRNDSVLYLQKDGKHVSIGAWNQINRILKVRKYRDFRDFIPAEIVGHLRQAGFYEAALAGSLKLDKVLISAMVERWRPETHTFHMPFGECTITLQDVAVHLGLPIDGNPVTGVTWCDWSELVEDLLGVVPPASAIKGGGLKLVWLAEQFNFHNLAGADPIQTMYAARAYIL, from the coding sequence ATGGCCGACCAAGAAGTGGTCAAATTGGGTCCGAGGAATGATAGTGTGTTGTATTTGCAAAAAGATGGCAAACACGTGTCTATTGGTGCGTGGAACCAAATAAATAGAATTCTGAAAGTGAGAAAATATCGGGATTTTCGAGATTTTATTCCCGCTGAAATTGTAGGCCACCTTCGTCAAGCCGGATTTTACGAAGCCGCTTTAGCTGGGTCTCTGAAACTTGACAAAGTTTTAATATCAGCTATGGTGGAGCGATGGAGGCCTGAGACACACACGTTCCATATGCCGTTCGGAGAGTGTACTATCACTCTGCAAGATGTTGCTGTTCATCTTGGCTTACCCATTGATGGGAATCCTGTCACCGGAGTTACTTGGTGTGATTGGTCTGAGCTTGTAGAGGACTTGCTCGGAGTGGTGCCACCCGCCAGTGCTATCAAAGGAGGTGGCTTGAAGTTGGTTTGGCTAGCTGagcaatttaattttcataatcTAGCCGGTGCCGACCCGATACAAACTATGTATGCTGCAAGAGCATACATCTTGTGA
- the LOC130744388 gene encoding uncharacterized protein LOC130744388 has product MTSQDHKKMTSTFMSNYILGMVSVQPTVPISLIQERISGQLNYKVSYFKAWKAKQKALARVFGDWEESYDLLPRWLEYMLRFSPGSHYEFVTTGYKDQYGNVVPDLKKFGRVFWTYKQCCDAFNYCKPMIQIDGTFLYGKYSGTLLIVTTQDGNSNVLPLAFAIVEGETLGAWTWFLRLMRVHVTRKQGICLISDRHASILSAVGNPSNGWQPPNAYHVYCIRHVASNFNTKFHNTEQKNELINMAYEPCPYLFEQRLAAFRGHNTAVRQWINDISNEKWSRACDVEGRRYGHMTTNLSEAVNKVFRGARNLRITALVKCTYGRLVEYFVQRGSAAAAQQRAGDIYCNKVMEAMTKNATVAQSHIVRTYSIDRSRFEVEEGFNQQNHRSGYTWRLNLDERTCECGRFQTFKYPCSHVIAAYANQSLDYLQYVDHVYTIQNIVDAYSGQWYPIGNDLNMPPRAGPRIAPDLAKIRKKGRPRSTRIRNEMDLRETQSQPSRRSVSLQR; this is encoded by the exons ATGACTTCTCAAGACCACAAGAAGATGACGTCAACCTTCATGTCCAACTACATTCTTG GCATGGTAAGTGTCCAACCAACTGTCCCTATTTCTCTCATACAAGAGAGGATCAGTGGTCAGCTCAATTACAAGGTGTCATACTTTAAAGCTTGGAAGGCGAAGCAAAAAGCACTTGCTCGCGTGTTCGGTGATTGGGAGGAGTCTTACGACCTGCTCCCTAGGTGGTTGGAATATATGCTGAGGTTTTCCCCTGGATCCCATTACGAGTTTGTCACAACTGGCTATAAGGACCAGTATGGCAATGTTGTTCCTGATTTAAAGAAATTTGGTCGAGTGTTTTGGACGTACAAACAATGTTGTGACGCATTCAACTATTGCAAGCCAATGATACAAATTGATGGCACATTCCTGTACGGAAAGTATAGTGGAACTTTGCTTATTGTCACGACACAGGACGGGAACAGTAATGTGTTGCCTTTAGCTTTTGCAATTGTGGAGGGAGAAACACTCGGTGCTTGGACGTGGTTTCTTCGCCTGATGCGTGTGCATGTCACCAGGAAACAAGGGATATGTCTAATATCAGACAGACACGCCAGCATTCTCTCAGCAGTGGGGAATCCATCTAACGGGTGGCAGCCACCAAACGCTTATCATGTGTATTGCATTCGCCACGTTGCCAGCAATTTCAACACCAAGTTTCACAACACAGAGCAGAAAAATGAACTGATAAATATGG CTTACGAGCCTTGCCCATATCTTTTCGAGCAACGCTTAGCGGCTTTTCGAGGGCACAACACAGCTGTCCGGCAATGGATAAATGACATCAGCAATGAGAAATGGAGTCGAGCTTGTGATGTGGAAGGTCGTAGATACGGCCACATGACCACGAACTTATCTGAGGCTGTGAACAAAGTGTTCAGGGGTGCTAGAAACTTGCGTATCACTGCACTTGTTAAATGCACATATGGCAGGCTTGTGGAATATTTTGTGCAGCGAGGTTCTGCAGCAGCAGCACAACAAAGAGCCGGCGACATATATTGTAACAAGGTCATGGAGGCCATGACAAAGAATGCGACGGTTGCCCAGTCTCACATTGTGCGGACGTATAGCATAGATAGGTCCAGGTTCGAAGTAGAGGAGGGATTCAACCAGCAGAACCATCGCAGTGGTTATACGTGGCGACTGAACTTAGATGAAAGAACTTGCGAATGTGGACGCTTCCAGACGTTCAAATATCCTTGTTCACATGTGATCGCGGCGTACGCCAACCAGAGTTTAGACTATCTTCAATATGTGGACCATGTTTATACGATTCAGAACATTGTGGATGCGTATTCAGGGCAGTGGTACCCCATTGGGAATGATCTGAACATGCCGCCAAGAGCTGGGCCTAGAATTGCTCCAGATCTTGCCAAAATACGGAAGAAGGGTCGTCCAAGGTCTACCCGTATAAGAAATGAGATGGACTTGAGGGAGACTCAATCTCAGCCGAGTCGGAGATCGGTGTCACTACAAAGATAA